TATTGATTTTTGATCCAACCGAGTAGTTTCCGGAACATGTAAGGACATACAAAATATTTAGGACAAAAAATGCCCAGAATAATTATAAGCCCTTAAATTAAAATTATAACAAGATAATAATGCCCAAACAACGTAGAAATATATAATATCTACGCTTCCAACTGTTAATCTATCATAGCCATATTTAAACATGGTGATTTTTTTCCCACTTTTATATTACTAATATGAATAATTGCCTGAATCGTCAAAAAAAAACAATCTCAGGTGTCGCTGGAGAAAAAAGGACAAAAAATCCAGAGGTTGGGAAGAACATGCATGACGACATAGAATTTATCTTTAAATATATTGTGGTACATTTAAATAAAATAAAGAAATGCCTTTATTATAGAAGCTAAAATAAAGCTACTTTTTTAAAATTAATAAAATATTCAGTCCAGTACGTCCAGAACAATGTGGCTTTGAAAATTTACTATAAAAGCTGCAGTATATCCTTCAGGAAAGATTTTCTAAGTTTTGATACATTATAAAGATAAAACATATCCTGTTATATATTAGAAAGAAAATGATTCTAGTTTTAGAGAAATTTGAAAATATGATTAAAAAGAAATGAATATTTCATACTTTTATCCGTGTAATGAAAAAGTGTGAAATTTGAAGAAAATATTACTTCCATATAGTTATTAAGATAAATATTTTCGATATAAATATCCCGGTTTAAATTACAATGGGAATAAAAACTCTTAATAGTAGAAATCTCCGGAGTGAAGGAACAGTAGATTATACGGATAAAATATTATATGAGGCAAATTCCTGGATAGTTTCAGTTACAATATAATATTACTATTTTATACACTCAATCTGTACTTATTCTCATTCAATCTATGCTTATTCTTTCGATCTATGCTTATTCTCATTGGATCTGTGCTTACTCTCATTAGATCTGTGCTTACTCTCATTCGATCTGTGCTTACTCTCATAATTTGATCTCCTGTACTCTTATTCGGTCTCTTATTCTCTACTCAATCTGTACTATTCAATCATACTCTATTCGCTGATTCACTCTATACTATTCAATTTACACCTGTTCGCTGATTCAATCTTACTTATTCAACCTCTATATGTTCTTTGTAAAACTTACTTTCAGCATAAATACTGAAATTCGAATAGATAATAAATGCATGACCAAAGAGGTGAATAGATGAATTGGCCAAAGATGTGAATAGATAAATAATACATATAAGAGTCTGATTACAGAATTTCTCAGAACTGAAAAAATGAAACCAAACCGCCTGAGTGAATAAAGTTAGTCAAAAAAATCCAGTCTAGATGAATCTATATTAGAGAGATCTAGATAATTAGAGAGATCTAGATTTATACATATATTGAAACTTAAAGGAAAAACCTGTGATTTTAGGGTCCCGGGTAGAAGTTTGAATAAATCAACCCGGGAAAAATAGAAGTTGGGAGAAATAAAATCTGTCAGTATATTCTCATTGTGTCTTCTCATTATGTTAACAGACTCTCGGAATCGGGTCTCCTGCAGGCACGTCCACATAACGCATCCCACCGAAACGGTTCCTCAGGATTACCTCTCCTTTGTTTTCATCAGTGACCTCTCCTATAAGGGCTGCATCCTTTCCGTAGGGGTGCTGCCTGAGAATTGAAAGTACGTCTTCTTCAAAGCCGGCTTTGACCCCTATAATTGCTTTTCCTTCATTTGCAACTTCGAGAGGATCAAGACCCAGCATCTCACAGGCTGCAGTCACTGCAGGCTTGTAAGGGATGAGGCTTTCTTCAAGCAGGATTCCTGCTCCGGATTTTTCTGCCATTTCATTAAGAGCGTTTGCAAGCCCCCCGCGGGTAGGGTCTTTCATAGCCGTTATTACAGGCTCTCCCTGAGGAGTCCGGAGTTTAAGGACCGGTTCTATTAACTTCCACAGGGGAGCGGAATCAGAAACAAGGTCAGTATCAAAATCAAAACCTTCCCTGTGGGCCATAAGAGAGATCCCATGATCCCCTATGGTGCCTGTAACGATGATCCTGTCTCCTGGCTTAAGACCTGAGTCTCTTACAGGGCTGTCCGTAATCCCGAGACCTGCGGTGTTAAGGATGATTGAATCAAGTGCGGTCTTTTCCACGGTTTTCGTATCGCCTGTGATTATGGGCACTCCAGCCTCCGCAGCAGTCTGGTCCATTGTTTTTATAATCTCTTCAAAATCATGGACTGGAAAACCTTCAGGCATTATGACTGCACAGGTGAGTGCAAGCGGTTTTGCTCCCATGACTGTCAGATCATTGATTGTACCTGCAACAGCAAGCCTGCCTATATTCGTATCAGGAAAAAAAGCAGGAGTTATCACATGGCTGTCCGTTGTCAGCACAAGTTCGGAAGAAGAGTTAAAGTTCTCAAGTCTGACTGTGGACCCGTCATCAAGGCTGTCAAGGCCTATAGAACCTGCACTTTTATTACGGAAGTTTTTGAGAATAATATCTCCTATAAGCGCCTGCATTACCTCTCCACCGGCGCCGTGTTCGAGAGAAATTGTATTGGATTTCATCTAAAGCTCCTTTATCCTCGTAAGACTCTATTAAGTTTATTTAGTGCGTTTTTCAAGTCCGCTCTCGATGAAACCTATCCATGTTTCAAGGCTTTCCCAGTCGTGTTTTGATGTAAGGATCACCGGCACTTCAGGGTTTAAGGAAAGGATGTCGTCCCTCATCTTTTCGGAATCAACATCAACTGCATGTGCAATATCAACCTTGTTTATGACAGCAAGCTCTGAAGTCTTGAAAATCATGGGGTGCTTGAGGATAATGTCGTCTCCTTCCGTGACGCTCACAACCACAACCCGCAGGTGTTCTCCCAGCTTGAAGTCCACAGGGCAGATAAGGTTGCCTACATTCTCAATAATCAGGAGATCAGTGTTATCAAGGTCTATCTCACCCAGAGCCTTTTCTACAAGCTTCGCATCCAGGTGGCACTCTTTTCCGGTATTTACAGGGATTGTCGGAACATCCAGCTTTCTAAAACGGGAAGCGTCCATCTCTGCAATAACATCGCCTGCAACAACGGCTATTCTGTATTTATCCTTAAGGTGCCTGATAGCCTCTTCAATCAAAGTGGTCTTTCCTGACCCTATTGCTCCCATAACATTTACTGAGAAGACACCGTGTTTGTCAAGAGTTTTTCTGTTCTTTTCGGCAATTTTGTCATTTGCCTTGTAAACATCATGTCCCATATGGATTACATGCATTAACATAAACATCACCAGGGTTGCTTATTATTTTTTACCGCTGCGATTCATTTTCGTTTTCAGTTTCAATCTCTATGCTCTTTATGATCAATTCCCTGCCGCCTGCAATATGGGCCTGTTTTCCACACACAGGGCAGTCCATAGCTGCTATATAAGCAAGGAGTTCACTTGTCAGTTCGTTGCTTTCCCGTATCCTTTCCTGGTCTATAGTTCCTGTGTATCCGCATTCGCATTCAAGGGTTGGAGGCACCATTTCTACGATGAGATCCGCATTTTCAGCAATACTCCCTTCTGCAAGAGTCTTAAAACAGAAACTCAGCTGTTCAGGATTCGTATGGGACAGCCTTCCCATTTGAAGAGTCACATGTTTGACTTCTGTGGCTCCGTGAGCTTCGGCAGTAACCTTAACCTGCTCAAAGATTTCACAGGCAATGGAAAGTTCATGCATTTTTACTACCTCCTTCTCGAGAATATTTATACCAGTTATAGCACATACCTTCCTGACTTACCATGCAGGGACCCGCTGGTTTTTTTGGAGTGCATTCTTTCCCGAAGTTAGGACACTGGGAAGGTTTTGCTTTTCCTGTCAGGATAGCTGCACAGATGCAGCGTTTTTTATCTTTTCCTTCAGCTTTCGATTTTATCTCTGCAAGAGAAGCAGAATAAAGATCTTCATGTATTTTCGCAGCGTCTTTTTCTTCAAACTCTTCCCTGAGGACGAGTCCCGAATCTTCTATATTTCCTATACCTCTCCACTCAGAGTCAGAAGTTTTGAATACCTCATCCATCATTTTCAGGGCTATTGTATTTCCTTCTGGCTTTACGACCCTGGGATATCCGTTGTCCACCCTTGAGATTCCTTTCTCTACCTGCATCTGTAAGATGTTTATTCCAAGAAGTATATCTGCGGCTTCAAATCCACTAACAACAACAGGAAAGCCCTTTTTTGCAAGCGGTTCGAAAGGTTCTGTGCCTATTATGGTTGCCACATGCCCTGGTGCTATAAAAGCATCAACATTGGTATCACTGGCAAGAAGATTGACTGCAGGAGGAGTCTGCTTCTGAGAAGCAAGGAGGCTGAAGTTGTCAGGTAGATCCTTCCGCAAAAGGGCTGCCGCGTTTGCAGGGACTGTGGTCTCAAAACCTATCCCGAAAAAGACTACTTTCAGATCTGGCTTTTTTCCTGCAAGGGCAACTGCATCATCTATACTGTAAACCATCCTTACATCCGCCCCTTCAGACTTTGCGTTCAGGAGGCTGTCTGAAGAGCCAGGTACTCGCATCATATCCCCGAAAGTGACCACAGTTGCTCCGCTCTTTGCGAGGGCAATTGCAATGTCAATATCTCTTTCAGGAGTGACACAGACAGGGCAGCCGGGACCACTTATTACTTCAATATACTGAGGAAGCACACTTCTTAACCCGTATTTTGCTATGGTTCTTTCGTGCGTTCCACAGACATGCATAATACGAAGTGATACCTCAGAACCTTTAATCCTTTCAAGGAGTTTCTTTTCTATGTCTGAAACCGCTGTTTTTGAAAGAGATTTTCCGTTTTCCATATTATCAGCGTCCACTTTCACTGAGATTCACTTTCAAGGGAGTCAATTTCTTCGAGACCGGCCATAATCTTGAGAAGGCGCATGGTTTCTTCACTTTCTTCTTCCGAAATCTCAGATATCGCATATCCAACATGTACAAGGAAATGCTTTCCAATCATAGTCTCCTTTGCACCTCCCATGAGTGCCATATTTACATCTCTGCAGATCCCGCCCATGTCAATAGTTGCTGTATTTTCATCCACAATAGCCGTCATTTTACCAGGAATTGCTATACACATGTTACCTCTTCCGTTTTCTTTTAGAATATAGTCGTTTTTAGTATCAATGATTATAAGATTAGTTTTTGTGTAAGAGCTATTTTAAATAAGCTGTTTTCATCAGAAATTTGAAAAAGATTTATTCGAAGCCCCAGACGAACTTGTATATATAGATAACAGAAGAAAGAGTCTTTATCCCAATGCCCCATTCTCCGCCTGCTCATCATGTTTTACTGCTCTTCTTCCTCCAGTTGCAAATAAAAGAAAAGCACAGATTCATAATGAATAATTATGAATAAAACCGGGTTCTGAATTCTCGAATTAAATTTATCGATAAAAATTGTTTTTCGCAATTCTTGAATTCTATTTTATAACTTTTTTGCTTTGCGATTTCATATACAGAATTTGAAGATGTCCTTTCAGAGTATATAAACTGTATAAATTATAGATTGAAATATACATATAAACCTCTTTCGATCAAATTTGAAGCATATAATGACTCCAAAAAGTATTAATAAATAATACTTAAATTTGAGTAAAGACAATTTAAACGAAAAATAGGTTCTTTTTGTATTTCTTTTTTCCTAAAGGCTTTTGAAAAAGCTCTCATGCAACCACTACAAATGAAGTTAGCAGTAAAGAGATTCTTTAAATTGTTTTTATTTTTGCAATAACAGTTGCATGCGCCTCAGGTTCCTGTATTCGTCTGTGAATTACTCCCTGCTTTCCTCGAAAAGATTCTATATTCTTTTAATTTTTATGCATTATTTCATAATAAAAACAAATTTTTGCATATAAACTCACACTTTATAGCAGGCATCTAACCTCAAATCAGCCCGATTGCCTCATTATTTACTTCTTTTTTGAACTTTCTGAATATCTCACTACGAATGATTAAGTGAAACATTATGGTGAAACAGACATAATTATTATTTTAATTATAATTATATTGTTTTTAATATAAAAAGGACTCCCTCCCCCGACTAATATATTTATCGATCAAAGTAAAAATCCTTAAATACTATTCCCTCATTCAAAACATTAGTGAGGAATTTATAGTTGTATTTATATAATTCTGGAGAGTTTTTAACTAATATATTCTTTAGTGTATAAAATTGGGTAAAATCAAGATGTGGTAGAGATGAGTACTGGAACGACAAATCTTGTCCGTACACTTGACAGTATGGACTTCTTAAAAATGGACCGCCGCACCTTCATGAAGGCGGTAAGCGCTCTGGGTGCAACTGCATTTCTTGGCACCTATCAAACAGAGATTGTAAATGCGCTTGAGTTTGCAGAGACAAAGGTTATCTGGATACACGGTTCAGAATGTACCGGGTGTTCAGAATCCGTTTTGAATGGTGGCAATCCTGATATTGTACAGGCTCTGACAAAACTCAATGTAAACCTTGCTTACCATGAGACACTCTGTATGCAGCAGGGAATATGGAATGATGGTGAGCTTGTAAACACCTCAGAGCTTAACTCAGAGATTTTACTTGAAGACCTTTACAAAGAAGGTAATTACATCCTGGTCGTTGAAGGATCAATCCCCAACGGTCCGGACGGATCAGGAAGATACCTGGTTATAGGGAACAAAACGTTCAAGGAGACACTAGGAGAGGCTGCAAAGAACGCAAATGCAATAGTTGCAGTCGGTGCATGTGCATGCTGGGGAGGAATTACCTCTGCAGACAGCGATATTGAAAAGGATACAGACTACAGAGGAGTTGCTTTCAAAAAGACCGATGCATCAAAAGGCATGCTTAAGGAACTTGGAATAGACAAGCCAGTAATCAATATTCCTGGTTGCCCCTGTCACCCTGATTGGGTTCTTCTTACCCTGGGTGCGGTAATACTTGGAAAAATAAAGATACCGGATGACCTGCCAGCAGCTCTGGACCAATACGGAAGGCCAAAGGTGTTCTTCCCACCGGACCACACAGTACATGAAAACTGCCCACGCCGCGGGTACTATGACAGAGGAGAGTTTGATACGGAGGTTGGCGGAGAAAAATGCCTCTGGAAACTGGGATGCAAAGCTCCGTATGCACATGCAGACTGTGGAATTAGAAGATGGAACGGATCGGTAAGCATGTGTACACAGGCAGGAGGACCGTGCATTAACTGTGTAGACCCGGGTTTCCCGGATGCGTCAAGACCTCTATATGTTGAAGCGGAAGACAAGGGAATTGTAGGGGCAAATATTGACACAATAGCAAAGGTAGCTGTAGGCGCAGCCGCAGTTGCTGCAGGTGTGCATGCAGTAAGGAGAATGGGAAAAGGAGAGTGAGTGAAAAATGGTAAACGTTACAGTTGATCCCTTAACCAGAATTGAAGGACACCAGAGAATTTCAACAGAAGTAGATGCAAACGGTGTTATTACAGATGCACAGTCATCGTCCCTTATATTCAGGGGATTTGAACGCATACTGCAGCACCAGGACCCGAGAGACGCAGCTTTTCTTACACAGAGGATTTGTGGAGTATGCCCGCTTTCTCATGGGTTAACAGCAACAAACGCACTTGATGAATTGTATGGCGTGGCTGAACATGTCCCAAAAGATGCCCTTGTTATGAGGAATATTTTCCAGGGGCTTAACATGGCTGCAAGCCATGCAACTCATATATATGTCCTCTGGGCACCTGACCTTGCAAACCCGGCATACAAAAAGGTTCTTACACCACTCGGAGACACAGGAAACGCAGTCTGGAAAGAGATGGTTGGAAGGTTTGCACCAATAAGCTACAAGATGGATGGAGTGCCTATACCTGCAGGAAGTTCATACCTGGCAGCAATTCCTGAAAAGAAACGCCTTCAGGAAATGATTGCACTTATCGCAGGAAGGATGCCAGGTCCGTCAGCCCTGTATCCGGGAGGATACACATACCCGGCAACTGTTGCAGATATTACAAAACTGTCAACATACTATCTGCAGATTATGGACTTCATATCCGCGCACACTCTGAGAGTCCCATTCGATACATGGATCGAAAATACATACAAGGCAAGCTCCCCTACGAAAGCTGTAAGCTTCGTTACCGAACACCTGACTGACCTTATCAACAAGTCAACAACTTCAAATGACTTCTCAAAAGAAGCAGGATGGGGAGATACCGAATTCTATGCAGCCTTTGGTTCGGAACTGGTAGGAGAGAAACTTCTTGGCCTTCCGGCAAGCCTGAAACATGATACTATCGGAGGGTACCAGGACCCCTCAAAGATATGCTTCGTTGCATACGGAGGGTATTACAAGCCAACAGACGGATACGACCCGAGGAGCCCTGCAGGAGACAGGATTTTCACATCAGGTGTGGTATCAGGAAACCTGGAATACCTGAAATTTGATCCGGACAAGATTACAGAGAGCACGGCACACTCATTCTACCAGAACAGTGTAAACGACCTCCCGCCAGTAAAAGGTGAAACAGTTCCATTCACAGATCCTGAGAAAATCGTATACACAGGAGGCTCGGACAGCCAGTACAGCTGGGACAAGGCTCCGAGATATGACGGAATTGCAGGTGAAGTCGGGCCTCTTGCACGCATGCTGAACATAAAAGAGCCGCTTGTAACAGGACTTGCTCTGGCACTGGCTGAAAATGGATATTCGCCAGCCAATGTTTATACAAGGATGCTGGCTCGTATACAGGAAACCGCAATTCTCGCATATGAGCTTCTCAACTGGGTTACTGTTGACTACGAACCCGGAGGAAAGATTTCCGTGCCTCTTGACTTCAATGCAGCTAAAGACAGTCAGGGAATGGGCCTGTGGGAAGCGCCACGTGGGGCTCTTGGCCACTGGATTTCTACAAACGGAAGTGGCAAGGTTGCAAACTACCAGTGCATAGTTCCGGGTTCATGGTTGATGTCTCCAAGGGACAGCAATGGAATACCTGGACCGCTTGAACAGTCTCTTATCGGCTCAAAAATTAACCCGGTTGGAGAGGTAGATTACACAAATCCAGTTGGAATATTCCACATGGGCAGGTCATACGACCCGTGCATTTCATGCGCAGTCCACACGATAGACCTTACAGGGAAATGCGCTCCAAATACTCTAAGGATACTCTAAGTACAGTACAGGGAGATGACCCACGATGAAATCTAACAACAACCCGAAGGCGATGGTTGTTGAGCGCTATACTATAACGGACAGGATAGCTCATACGGTACATGCTATCGCGATGATAGTGCTCATCATCACCGGGTTAAAGATATACGCTGGATGGGAATTTATGAGCTTCCATACAGCACGTACACTGCACATGATTGCGGTCCCGTTCCTGCTTGCAGTAAACTGGATACTTATACCATACAATATTTTTTCCGAAGGGCACGGGTTAATGGGAAAAATATCGCATTTTACGGACCATTACATCTTTGGTCCTAAAGATGCGGTTCGTCTGGGAGGAATAATTAAAAACTTCTTCAGGAAGGGCAGATATCCTGCATATTCCATCTATGATGAAGAGAAAGGACACTATGAGACCAAACTTCACCCCGTAATGAAAGTCCTGATTGTGCTTGAAGGCACAGCACTCTTCTTAATTACGGTGTCAGGAATCGTCCTGTACAAGCTTGACTGGTCACTGTTTGGTCTTCCAATAGCACAGTGGATCATTTCAATATCCGGTATGATTGCACCCACATTCGGAATGACTCCTGTAGGGTTCCTGAGACTTCTCCACCTGTTGATGACATACTGGTTTATCTTTGAACTGGTGGTGCATGTGGGAATTCTCGGATTCGACCCCCACGTCTGGAAGTACTACAAAGCCATATTCTGGTCAGGAAAAGAAGACTTCTCAGACCCTTACTATTCAGAGTATGTAGAAAAATATTCAAGGTTTGATGCCAAGAAGGAACACAAGCAAGTGAATGCTAACAAAGAACACGGGCACCAGAAACATTAAAAAAGCTGTTAAAATGGAGCCTTAATCGGAAAAGATAATACAGGTATATTCGAAAAACCTTTACACTTATTAAGGTGAGACTATGCCTGTATTATATTCTCCGGTCCATATCAATAAATGTAAAAATTACAGTTTCTGTCTCAAAATCATTGAGACTGCCAGAAGGGCATTACATTTGATGCTGCCTGGCACAGTCCCCAGTTGCATACACTTTAATAAGGCAGAGATCCACTGAATAATGCTGAACTCCATCCCTCATATCATAAATAGCCTGGCCATAAAAGGCATATAAATAATCGAAAAACAGGTTCAGGCTCTACCGGAAATTGTGGTTATGGGAATTGAAATATAAACCAAAGCCGCTGAAATTACCCAGGAAATAAGTCCAGGCATTTTTGAGGGTGCGGATAAAGCCGTAAAACGTAATAAGGGA
This window of the Methanosarcina mazei S-6 genome carries:
- a CDS encoding HypC/HybG/HupF family hydrogenase formation chaperone gives rise to the protein MCIAIPGKMTAIVDENTATIDMGGICRDVNMALMGGAKETMIGKHFLVHVGYAISEISEEESEETMRLLKIMAGLEEIDSLESESQ
- the hypE gene encoding hydrogenase expression/formation protein HypE — protein: MKSNTISLEHGAGGEVMQALIGDIILKNFRNKSAGSIGLDSLDDGSTVRLENFNSSSELVLTTDSHVITPAFFPDTNIGRLAVAGTINDLTVMGAKPLALTCAVIMPEGFPVHDFEEIIKTMDQTAAEAGVPIITGDTKTVEKTALDSIILNTAGLGITDSPVRDSGLKPGDRIIVTGTIGDHGISLMAHREGFDFDTDLVSDSAPLWKLIEPVLKLRTPQGEPVITAMKDPTRGGLANALNEMAEKSGAGILLEESLIPYKPAVTAACEMLGLDPLEVANEGKAIIGVKAGFEEDVLSILRQHPYGKDAALIGEVTDENKGEVILRNRFGGMRYVDVPAGDPIPRVC
- the hypB gene encoding hydrogenase nickel incorporation protein HypB, whose translation is MHVIHMGHDVYKANDKIAEKNRKTLDKHGVFSVNVMGAIGSGKTTLIEEAIRHLKDKYRIAVVAGDVIAEMDASRFRKLDVPTIPVNTGKECHLDAKLVEKALGEIDLDNTDLLIIENVGNLICPVDFKLGEHLRVVVVSVTEGDDIILKHPMIFKTSELAVINKVDIAHAVDVDSEKMRDDILSLNPEVPVILTSKHDWESLETWIGFIESGLEKRTK
- the hypD gene encoding hydrogenase formation protein HypD — protein: MDADNMENGKSLSKTAVSDIEKKLLERIKGSEVSLRIMHVCGTHERTIAKYGLRSVLPQYIEVISGPGCPVCVTPERDIDIAIALAKSGATVVTFGDMMRVPGSSDSLLNAKSEGADVRMVYSIDDAVALAGKKPDLKVVFFGIGFETTVPANAAALLRKDLPDNFSLLASQKQTPPAVNLLASDTNVDAFIAPGHVATIIGTEPFEPLAKKGFPVVVSGFEAADILLGINILQMQVEKGISRVDNGYPRVVKPEGNTIALKMMDEVFKTSDSEWRGIGNIEDSGLVLREEFEEKDAAKIHEDLYSASLAEIKSKAEGKDKKRCICAAILTGKAKPSQCPNFGKECTPKKPAGPCMVSQEGMCYNWYKYSREGGSKNA
- a CDS encoding hydrogenase small subunit, whose protein sequence is MSTGTTNLVRTLDSMDFLKMDRRTFMKAVSALGATAFLGTYQTEIVNALEFAETKVIWIHGSECTGCSESVLNGGNPDIVQALTKLNVNLAYHETLCMQQGIWNDGELVNTSELNSEILLEDLYKEGNYILVVEGSIPNGPDGSGRYLVIGNKTFKETLGEAAKNANAIVAVGACACWGGITSADSDIEKDTDYRGVAFKKTDASKGMLKELGIDKPVINIPGCPCHPDWVLLTLGAVILGKIKIPDDLPAALDQYGRPKVFFPPDHTVHENCPRRGYYDRGEFDTEVGGEKCLWKLGCKAPYAHADCGIRRWNGSVSMCTQAGGPCINCVDPGFPDASRPLYVEAEDKGIVGANIDTIAKVAVGAAAVAAGVHAVRRMGKGE
- the hypA gene encoding hydrogenase maturation nickel metallochaperone HypA — protein: MHELSIACEIFEQVKVTAEAHGATEVKHVTLQMGRLSHTNPEQLSFCFKTLAEGSIAENADLIVEMVPPTLECECGYTGTIDQERIRESNELTSELLAYIAAMDCPVCGKQAHIAGGRELIIKSIEIETENENESQR
- a CDS encoding nickel-dependent hydrogenase large subunit gives rise to the protein MVNVTVDPLTRIEGHQRISTEVDANGVITDAQSSSLIFRGFERILQHQDPRDAAFLTQRICGVCPLSHGLTATNALDELYGVAEHVPKDALVMRNIFQGLNMAASHATHIYVLWAPDLANPAYKKVLTPLGDTGNAVWKEMVGRFAPISYKMDGVPIPAGSSYLAAIPEKKRLQEMIALIAGRMPGPSALYPGGYTYPATVADITKLSTYYLQIMDFISAHTLRVPFDTWIENTYKASSPTKAVSFVTEHLTDLINKSTTSNDFSKEAGWGDTEFYAAFGSELVGEKLLGLPASLKHDTIGGYQDPSKICFVAYGGYYKPTDGYDPRSPAGDRIFTSGVVSGNLEYLKFDPDKITESTAHSFYQNSVNDLPPVKGETVPFTDPEKIVYTGGSDSQYSWDKAPRYDGIAGEVGPLARMLNIKEPLVTGLALALAENGYSPANVYTRMLARIQETAILAYELLNWVTVDYEPGGKISVPLDFNAAKDSQGMGLWEAPRGALGHWISTNGSGKVANYQCIVPGSWLMSPRDSNGIPGPLEQSLIGSKINPVGEVDYTNPVGIFHMGRSYDPCISCAVHTIDLTGKCAPNTLRIL
- a CDS encoding cytochrome b; its protein translation is MKSNNNPKAMVVERYTITDRIAHTVHAIAMIVLIITGLKIYAGWEFMSFHTARTLHMIAVPFLLAVNWILIPYNIFSEGHGLMGKISHFTDHYIFGPKDAVRLGGIIKNFFRKGRYPAYSIYDEEKGHYETKLHPVMKVLIVLEGTALFLITVSGIVLYKLDWSLFGLPIAQWIISISGMIAPTFGMTPVGFLRLLHLLMTYWFIFELVVHVGILGFDPHVWKYYKAIFWSGKEDFSDPYYSEYVEKYSRFDAKKEHKQVNANKEHGHQKH